In Corynebacterium guangdongense, one DNA window encodes the following:
- a CDS encoding ABC transporter ATP-binding protein, translating to MKHEPVLSVTDLTVTFGDFRAVNGLSLNLSEGSIHGFLGPNGSGKSTTIRTLLGLLHPTSGTVRVLGKDPRRAPEILKDVGYVAGDVALWPNLTGAETFRALESLRGRPSNRTRETELIEAFDLDPTKRAREYSTGNRRKVSLVAALSIDARVLILDEPTAGLDPLMEEQFIRETHRANAAGASVLLSSHILSEVERLCDYVTVIKEGRVVERGDLSQLRHFSAHTVTATLPDPASARRLAAALPNATSEHDALRVTTPVDEVPSALRRILEAGGEAITSTPASLESIFLQHYESGTGGGQ from the coding sequence GTGAAACATGAACCGGTTCTCTCCGTCACCGATCTGACGGTGACCTTCGGCGACTTCCGCGCCGTCAACGGTCTCTCCCTTAACCTGTCGGAGGGGAGCATCCACGGCTTCCTCGGCCCCAACGGCTCGGGAAAATCAACGACCATCCGCACTCTCCTCGGCCTGCTCCATCCGACCTCCGGCACGGTTCGGGTGCTCGGAAAGGATCCGCGGCGGGCGCCCGAGATTCTCAAGGACGTCGGTTACGTCGCCGGCGACGTGGCTCTGTGGCCGAACCTCACCGGGGCCGAGACCTTCCGCGCGCTCGAGTCACTGCGGGGCAGGCCCTCCAACCGCACGCGCGAGACCGAACTCATCGAGGCCTTCGACCTCGACCCCACCAAGAGGGCCAGGGAGTACTCGACGGGCAACCGGCGAAAAGTAAGTCTCGTCGCGGCGCTATCGATCGATGCCCGGGTGCTCATCCTCGACGAGCCGACGGCCGGGCTCGACCCCCTCATGGAGGAGCAGTTCATCCGGGAGACCCATCGGGCCAACGCTGCCGGGGCCTCGGTACTGCTCAGTTCCCACATTCTCAGCGAAGTTGAGCGCCTGTGCGATTACGTCACAGTGATTAAAGAGGGGAGGGTCGTCGAGAGGGGCGATCTGTCACAATTACGCCATTTTTCGGCCCACACCGTCACCGCGACGCTGCCCGATCCTGCATCGGCCCGGCGACTGGCGGCCGCCCTCCCCAACGCCACCTCCGAGCACGACGCCCTACGGGTCACCACCCCGGTCGACGAGGTGCCCTCCGCCCTCCGCCGGATCCTTGAGGCCGGGGGAGAGGCGATAACCTCCACGCCCGCCAGCCTGGAAAGCATATTCCTGCAGCACTATGAATCGGGAACTGGGGGTGGGCAATAA
- a CDS encoding Rieske (2Fe-2S) protein, producing MSEFPNLSCSRRMFLLGTASTFASAFLVGCGTAPSEEVAATQVPVGSAVIVGDVIIAQPTAGNFVAYSTSCPHQGNKITQVNDGTVTCTAHNSVFDIADGSVLDGPSRDPLAAGKATVDGGTVTATA from the coding sequence ATGAGCGAGTTCCCCAACCTGTCCTGTTCCCGCCGGATGTTCCTCCTCGGCACTGCGAGCACCTTCGCCAGCGCCTTCCTCGTCGGCTGTGGCACCGCCCCCTCGGAGGAGGTCGCCGCGACCCAGGTTCCGGTAGGCTCCGCCGTCATCGTCGGTGACGTGATCATCGCCCAGCCGACCGCGGGCAATTTCGTCGCCTACTCCACCTCCTGCCCTCACCAGGGCAACAAGATCACCCAGGTCAACGACGGCACCGTCACGTGCACCGCCCACAACTCCGTCTTCGACATCGCCGACGGCTCCGTGCTCGACGGCCCCTCCCGCGATCCGCTCGCTGCCGGAAAGGCGACCGTCGACGGTGGCACCGTAACCGCCACCGCCTGA
- a CDS encoding NADH:flavin oxidoreductase/NADH oxidase, with translation MTHLHEPITLRGLTVPNRIWLAPMCQYSAVDGVPNDWHLVHYGARAVGRFGLIIAESTAVVPEGRISPACTGLWNDEQVSAWSRIVDFAHSQGAKMGVQLNHAGRKASTVPARPDATTYPTQTVPVEHGGWETVAPSPVAADDQLDPRELNRDEIRELPELFAAAAERAVRAGFDTVELHAAHGYLLHQFLSPVSNKREDSWGGTFEDRTRLIRLVATAVRNAIPEDMPLLVRLSATDWLPEVASWDAEQTVTLVKLLREAGVDFIDVTTGGLVGATIPVAPNYQVRFAEEIKRETGAPVGAVGMITSPEQAEAILAEGRADVVLLGREALRDPNFPLRAAHELSGSSEDVTFPPQYARAAWRGLR, from the coding sequence ATGACTCACCTGCATGAACCGATCACGCTCCGGGGGCTGACCGTCCCCAACCGAATCTGGCTGGCGCCCATGTGCCAGTACTCCGCCGTCGACGGTGTCCCGAACGACTGGCATCTCGTGCACTACGGCGCCCGCGCCGTCGGCCGCTTCGGCCTGATCATCGCGGAGTCCACCGCCGTGGTACCGGAGGGGCGCATCTCCCCGGCCTGCACCGGCCTGTGGAACGACGAGCAGGTGAGCGCCTGGTCGAGGATCGTCGACTTCGCTCATTCGCAGGGAGCAAAGATGGGCGTGCAGCTCAATCACGCCGGACGCAAGGCCTCCACGGTTCCGGCCCGCCCGGACGCGACCACCTACCCGACCCAGACGGTGCCCGTCGAGCACGGCGGGTGGGAGACGGTGGCCCCCTCCCCGGTCGCGGCGGACGACCAGCTCGATCCCCGCGAACTCAACCGCGACGAGATCCGTGAGCTGCCGGAGCTCTTCGCCGCTGCCGCCGAGCGTGCGGTGCGGGCCGGTTTCGACACGGTGGAACTGCATGCCGCCCACGGTTATCTGCTGCACCAGTTCCTCTCCCCCGTCTCCAACAAACGCGAGGACTCCTGGGGTGGTACCTTCGAGGACCGCACCCGCCTCATCCGTCTGGTGGCTACCGCCGTGCGCAACGCCATTCCGGAGGACATGCCGCTGCTGGTCCGACTATCCGCCACCGACTGGCTCCCCGAGGTCGCCTCCTGGGACGCCGAGCAGACCGTCACCCTGGTGAAGCTGCTGCGCGAGGCAGGGGTCGATTTCATCGACGTCACCACGGGCGGGTTGGTCGGGGCCACCATCCCGGTGGCGCCGAACTACCAGGTCCGTTTCGCCGAGGAGATCAAGCGCGAGACGGGCGCCCCGGTGGGCGCGGTCGGCATGATCACCTCACCGGAGCAGGCCGAGGCGATCCTCGCGGAGGGCCGGGCCGACGTCGTCCTCCTGGGGCGGGAGGCGCTGCGCGATCCGAACTTCCCGCTGCGCGCCGCCCACGAGCTCAGCGGTTCCTCGGAGGACGTGACCTTCCCGCCGCAGTACGCCCGGGCGGCGTGGCGCGGCCTGCGCTGA
- a CDS encoding bile acid:sodium symporter family protein: MSISSRFSAQVRGVDPLIVLIILAVVIAILAPARGEFAEWFATATNIAIALLFFLYGLRLSTREALSGLTHWKLHLMILGFTFVAYPIVGVALKPVLSPFISEELYAGILLLTLVPSTVQSSVAFTSIARGNVSGAIVAASASSLVGVFATPLLVMLLMGAGDGVRIDMKVFLDISVLLLLPFVLGQILRRWLAKLAANKATKIVDRGSIAMVVYSAFSSGMVAGVWSSVGFWEVVFLVVFSVVLVAFMLWLTRFVSEKLGFPRRDVIAIEFCGSKKSLATGLPMASVIFGGASLGLLILPLMIYHQIQLMICSWLAARYGKQAPEQLAVA; this comes from the coding sequence ATGTCGATAAGTTCCCGGTTCTCAGCACAAGTCAGGGGAGTAGATCCGCTGATCGTCCTCATCATCCTCGCGGTGGTCATCGCGATCCTCGCACCCGCGCGAGGGGAATTCGCCGAGTGGTTCGCGACCGCCACCAACATCGCGATCGCCCTGCTCTTCTTCCTCTACGGCCTCCGACTGTCGACGCGTGAAGCTCTGTCGGGCCTGACCCACTGGAAGCTCCACCTGATGATCCTCGGCTTCACGTTCGTGGCGTACCCGATCGTGGGGGTTGCGCTCAAGCCGGTGCTCTCGCCCTTCATCAGCGAGGAGCTCTACGCCGGCATCCTCCTGCTGACATTGGTGCCCTCGACGGTGCAGTCCTCGGTGGCGTTCACCTCCATCGCGCGGGGCAACGTCTCCGGTGCGATCGTCGCGGCGTCGGCAAGCTCTCTCGTGGGCGTCTTCGCCACGCCCCTGCTCGTGATGCTGCTCATGGGGGCCGGGGACGGGGTCCGCATCGACATGAAGGTCTTTCTCGACATTTCCGTACTGCTGCTTCTGCCTTTCGTGCTCGGGCAGATTCTTCGCCGCTGGCTGGCAAAGCTCGCCGCCAACAAGGCGACCAAGATCGTCGACCGCGGTTCGATCGCGATGGTCGTCTACTCCGCGTTCTCCTCGGGCATGGTCGCGGGCGTGTGGTCCTCGGTGGGATTCTGGGAGGTCGTCTTCCTCGTCGTCTTCTCGGTCGTCCTGGTCGCGTTCATGCTGTGGCTGACGCGCTTCGTGTCGGAGAAGCTGGGCTTCCCTCGTCGCGACGTCATCGCCATCGAGTTCTGCGGTTCGAAGAAGTCCCTCGCGACCGGCCTGCCGATGGCGTCGGTCATCTTCGGAGGCGCGTCGTTGGGTCTACTCATCCTTCCGCTGATGATCTACCACCAGATCCAGCTGATGATCTGCTCCTGGCTCGCCGCCCGGTACGGAAAGCAGGCGCCGGAGCAACTCGCGGTCGCCTGA
- a CDS encoding branched-chain amino acid transporter permease: MGLPEGVTFEMVLAVLLPVSIVTLLLRAVPFSVRRSLEGSGLVALLGVTMPVGVMSVLVVYTLAGSGAAGLAPGLLAIAFTLLLHMWRRRPAFSILAGTMFYMGLVNFVF, encoded by the coding sequence ATGGGCCTGCCCGAGGGGGTCACTTTCGAGATGGTTCTGGCGGTGCTCCTCCCCGTCTCGATCGTCACGCTGCTGTTGCGGGCCGTTCCGTTCAGCGTGCGGAGATCGCTGGAAGGGTCCGGCCTGGTGGCGCTGCTGGGCGTGACGATGCCCGTCGGGGTGATGAGCGTGCTCGTGGTCTACACCCTCGCCGGGTCCGGGGCGGCGGGGCTGGCGCCGGGTCTGCTCGCCATCGCCTTCACGCTCCTGCTCCATATGTGGCGGCGGCGGCCCGCGTTTTCCATTCTGGCGGGCACCATGTTCTACATGGGGCTCGTCAACTTCGTGTTCTAG
- a CDS encoding AzlC family ABC transporter permease has product MTTEVRRGLNDAWAVALGLIPLGLAFGLLVTQVGFAWWWAPILSVVIYAGSMEYLALGMITGGVGWVTSAVTGFLVNFRHIFYGLTYPRHRIRNPLARAYATYALTDEVYAITSPFGAGGVDRAGRPVSGARLSTITVFCQLAWVLSGVLGAFFGSVVQIELEGLDFALTALFVVLAYEAFRNNRDFSLPVVAVALGVLSALFFPGQMLLVALIAYFVFLLVRFYSPRLDDALTLRRDR; this is encoded by the coding sequence ATGACAACTGAGGTTCGTCGAGGGCTCAACGACGCCTGGGCGGTCGCGCTCGGCCTCATCCCCCTCGGGCTGGCCTTCGGTCTGCTGGTGACGCAGGTCGGCTTCGCATGGTGGTGGGCGCCGATTCTCTCGGTGGTCATCTACGCCGGCTCCATGGAGTATCTGGCGCTCGGCATGATCACCGGCGGCGTCGGCTGGGTGACCTCCGCGGTGACCGGTTTCCTCGTGAACTTCCGCCACATCTTCTACGGGCTGACCTATCCGCGCCACCGCATCCGTAACCCGCTCGCCCGCGCCTACGCCACCTATGCGCTCACCGATGAGGTGTACGCGATCACCTCCCCGTTCGGCGCGGGGGGCGTCGACCGTGCCGGGCGTCCCGTCAGCGGCGCCCGCCTGTCGACGATCACCGTCTTTTGTCAGCTCGCGTGGGTGCTCTCCGGCGTCCTCGGCGCGTTCTTCGGCTCGGTAGTCCAGATTGAGCTGGAGGGCCTTGACTTCGCCCTCACCGCCCTCTTCGTCGTCCTCGCCTACGAGGCCTTCCGGAACAACCGGGACTTTTCGCTGCCCGTCGTCGCGGTAGCGCTCGGCGTCCTGTCGGCCCTGTTCTTCCCCGGGCAGATGCTTCTGGTCGCGCTCATTGCGTACTTCGTTTTTCTCCTCGTCCGCTTCTACTCCCCGCGCCTCGACGACGCGCTCACCCTCCGGAGGGATCGCTGA
- a CDS encoding YqgE/AlgH family protein: protein MLYADRLFNAMERVEPAPGMLLVAAPGMMSVEFARSVILIIEHSEAMTLGVNLTARSELAVYNVMPDWLPAVAKPQALYIGGPLNQQSVVGLAQTKIGVDMDETPQLNRLANRLAHVDLRSDPHEIAELVDGMRLFAGYAEWAPRQLEDEIQHGEWFVAPALPADVIAPASQDLWGDVLRRQAMPLPLFATFPADLYDN, encoded by the coding sequence ATGCTGTACGCAGACCGACTGTTCAACGCCATGGAGCGCGTTGAACCGGCCCCCGGCATGCTTCTGGTGGCCGCTCCCGGCATGATGTCCGTGGAATTCGCCCGATCCGTGATTCTCATCATCGAGCATTCGGAGGCGATGACCCTGGGCGTCAACCTCACCGCCCGCAGTGAGCTCGCCGTCTACAACGTCATGCCGGACTGGCTGCCGGCCGTGGCCAAGCCCCAGGCCCTCTACATCGGTGGCCCGCTCAACCAGCAGTCCGTCGTCGGCCTCGCCCAGACGAAAATCGGCGTCGACATGGACGAGACCCCGCAGCTGAACCGTCTGGCCAACCGTCTGGCGCACGTGGACCTGCGCTCCGATCCCCACGAGATCGCCGAACTCGTCGACGGCATGCGCCTGTTCGCGGGCTACGCGGAGTGGGCGCCGCGCCAGCTCGAGGATGAAATCCAGCATGGTGAGTGGTTCGTGGCGCCGGCGCTGCCGGCCGACGTCATCGCCCCCGCGTCCCAGGATCTCTGGGGGGACGTGCTGCGCCGGCAGGCGATGCCGCTGCCGCTCTTCGCCACCTTCCCCGCCGACCTCTATGACAACTGA
- a CDS encoding CCA tRNA nucleotidyltransferase translates to MSVTSPDVSQLVLLAHAQSTLLSHEDLLTELATAFAAAGESLYLVGGSVRDALLDRLSGDLDFTTSARPQVIKAILEDWAEVVWDTGIDYGTVSAEKHGQQVEITTFRADQYDGVSRNPEVTFGDTLEGDLIRRDFRVNAMAVELLPAHPDEGDRPLELRFHDPVGGLADIAARALDTPDTPERSFSDDPLRMLRAARFVSQLEFDVAPRVEKAMGEMADEIARITVERVQVELDKLMLGTDPARGIDLLVATGILEHVFPEIPGLQLTADEHLQHKDVYAHSLQVMRQAIDQETDGEPDLTLRWAALLHDVGKPATRAAKPGGGVTFHQHEVVGAKMVKKRLRQLKYPKHLTNDIGQLVYLHMRFHGFGEGQWTDSAVRRYVADAGELLPRLHKLVRADSTTRNAKKAKRLQRTYDHLEERIEEIAAKEDLAKVRPDLDGNEIMQILDLTPGPQVGQAWAFLKELRLEHGPLDREVAIEHLREWWRNEQEN, encoded by the coding sequence ATGAGCGTGACTTCCCCCGATGTTTCCCAGCTGGTCCTGCTCGCCCACGCCCAGTCGACGCTTCTCAGTCATGAGGACCTGTTGACGGAGCTGGCGACCGCCTTCGCCGCGGCCGGGGAATCCCTCTACCTCGTGGGCGGCTCCGTCCGCGACGCGCTCCTGGACCGGTTGTCCGGGGACCTGGACTTCACCACCTCCGCGCGCCCCCAGGTAATCAAGGCCATCCTGGAGGACTGGGCCGAGGTCGTCTGGGACACGGGCATCGACTACGGCACGGTCTCGGCGGAGAAACACGGCCAGCAGGTGGAGATCACCACCTTCCGTGCCGACCAGTACGACGGCGTCTCCCGCAACCCGGAGGTGACCTTCGGCGACACCCTCGAGGGCGACCTCATCCGCCGCGACTTCCGGGTCAACGCCATGGCCGTGGAACTTCTCCCCGCCCACCCGGACGAGGGGGATCGCCCCCTGGAACTCCGTTTCCACGATCCGGTCGGCGGCCTGGCGGACATCGCCGCCCGGGCGCTCGACACCCCGGACACCCCGGAGCGCTCCTTCAGCGACGATCCGCTGCGCATGCTCCGTGCCGCCCGCTTCGTCTCCCAGCTCGAGTTCGACGTCGCGCCGCGGGTCGAAAAGGCGATGGGCGAGATGGCCGACGAGATCGCGCGCATCACCGTCGAGCGCGTCCAGGTGGAGCTGGACAAACTCATGCTCGGGACGGATCCCGCCCGCGGCATAGACCTGCTGGTGGCCACCGGCATCCTCGAGCACGTCTTCCCGGAGATCCCGGGTCTCCAGCTCACCGCCGACGAGCACCTCCAGCACAAGGACGTCTACGCGCACTCCCTGCAGGTGATGCGCCAGGCGATCGACCAGGAGACGGACGGGGAACCCGATCTCACCCTGCGCTGGGCGGCCCTGCTGCATGACGTCGGCAAGCCGGCCACCCGTGCCGCCAAGCCGGGCGGCGGCGTGACCTTCCACCAGCACGAGGTGGTCGGCGCGAAGATGGTCAAGAAGCGCCTGCGCCAGCTCAAGTACCCCAAGCACCTGACCAACGACATCGGCCAGCTGGTGTACCTGCACATGCGCTTCCACGGCTTCGGCGAGGGACAGTGGACCGATTCCGCGGTGCGCCGCTACGTCGCCGACGCGGGCGAACTCCTGCCCCGTCTGCACAAGCTGGTGCGCGCGGACTCGACCACCCGTAACGCTAAAAAGGCGAAAAGGCTCCAGCGGACCTACGATCACTTGGAAGAGCGCATTGAGGAGATCGCCGCGAAGGAGGACCTCGCGAAGGTGCGCCCGGACCTGGACGGCAACGAGATCATGCAGATCCTCGACCTCACGCCTGGTCCCCAGGTGGGCCAGGCGTGGGCCTTCCTCAAGGAGCTGCGCCTCGAGCACGGCCCCCTGGACAGGGAGGTGGCCATCGAGCACCTTCGCGAGTGGTGGCGCAACGAGCAGGAGAACTAA
- a CDS encoding NUDIX hydrolase — translation MNENDSAGQPGQNSPDGGSASQQRRRRRRRSRRRSSGGSQQSTSQNTQSGQGTPGHSGDEKAASQGEAPGRSRSRRRRKSGSQPSGSGQQGGEKSQNQGQQQNQGQSQSRRSRGKSGAKAGARTAAKTGARGRKHAAQRHRRPDHGGPRMETRDETSAGGLVISGLAEAVSVTGEVDLARIYVALIGRLDRRGRLLWSMPKGHVEPGEERSTTAEREVWEETGVHGQVIEELGVIDYWFVSDGVRIHKTVHHHLLRFVDGELNDEDPEVTEVAWIPASELIEHLAYADERKLARIAHDRLPELARAEHEAGRATPR, via the coding sequence ATGAATGAGAACGATTCGGCCGGACAGCCGGGGCAGAATTCCCCGGATGGAGGTTCGGCTTCGCAGCAGCGTCGTCGCCGACGTCGCCGCTCGCGTCGTCGTTCTTCCGGCGGTAGCCAGCAGAGCACCAGCCAGAACACGCAGAGCGGCCAGGGCACCCCGGGGCACTCGGGGGACGAGAAGGCGGCGTCCCAGGGCGAGGCACCGGGCCGTTCGCGTTCCCGTCGGCGCCGGAAATCGGGATCCCAGCCCTCCGGGTCAGGCCAGCAGGGCGGCGAGAAGAGCCAGAACCAGGGCCAGCAGCAGAACCAGGGGCAGTCCCAGAGCCGGCGTTCCCGAGGCAAGTCGGGCGCCAAAGCCGGTGCCCGGACCGCGGCCAAGACGGGCGCCCGGGGACGCAAGCACGCCGCGCAGCGCCACCGTCGCCCGGACCATGGCGGCCCGCGGATGGAGACCAGGGATGAGACCAGCGCCGGCGGGCTCGTCATCAGCGGTCTCGCTGAGGCCGTCAGCGTCACCGGTGAGGTGGACCTCGCGCGGATCTACGTCGCCCTGATCGGGCGTCTGGATCGTCGCGGCCGACTGCTGTGGTCGATGCCCAAGGGCCATGTGGAACCGGGGGAGGAGCGCTCCACCACCGCCGAACGCGAGGTGTGGGAGGAGACCGGTGTCCACGGTCAGGTCATCGAGGAACTCGGCGTCATCGACTACTGGTTCGTCTCGGACGGCGTCCGCATCCACAAGACGGTGCACCATCATCTGCTGCGGTTCGTGGACGGCGAACTCAACGACGAGGATCCGGAGGTCACCGAGGTGGCGTGGATCCCGGCCAGCGAGCTGATCGAGCACCTCGCCTACGCCGATGAGCGCAAGCTCGCGCGCATCGCGCATGACCGCCTTCCGGAGCTGGCACGTGCGGAGCACGAGGCGGGAAGGGCCACCCCGAGGTGA